The DNA region aaaaaaaaaattactgattAGGATAGTCTCAGTTTCTCTGAATTTTTATCTCGTTTGCACAATTGATTGACGCTATGTCCACTTTCTTTTAAGAAGGTTTGTTTTTTCAGAATTGCTAATTCTATATACTCTTTTTCAGGTGGTATCCCTGTGGAATTCGTTTCCGATTTGTATTAGAACAGAGGGAAATTATTCATTGTTTAGGAAGAAGGTTAAGACAGTTTTGTTTCCTAATAACACTACTAACTAGACAGACATATACTTTTTTTCTATAACTGATTGTAGTAGCTGTTTTTTATTGTATACTCTTATGTTTTTTGTACACCGCATTGAACTCTGAGAAGAAGATATAGTGGTTAATAAGAATTCTTTTTGATTTGATCAGCCTGCAAGGTGTGTCCAGGTCTGAGCATTATGGAAGGGGGTAATCATTTCTCCTAAACTAGTGGTTCCTGAACCTCTCCTGGGGAATtcccagccagttgggttgtcaggatatccactgtGAGTAactatgagacagatttgcatacattgcctccactgcttgtaaatttatctcatgcatatccattacaacatcctgaaaacctgactgcctgggagTCCCTCTGAATGGTTTGGGGACCACTGCCTTAAACCAATGTCTCTCAAACCAGACCTGGAAAACCCCTAGCTAGTCtgattttcaggaaatccacaatgaatatgcatgagatagatttgcatatactggcaTCCACTGTATGCACATCTCTCTTATGCATATActttgtgtatatcctgaaagccagactggCTGGGAAGTACTTCAAGCTTAGAATTCTGTTTGTTATATCCTATTAGAAACAGCAAATCAAGGTGTATTCTCCCAGCTTATTTGCATATAGTTGGTATCTTGAAGCATTCAACGGTCTATAGCCACCAAATTATATGCTTCTTGCTCCTAAAAACCATTCCTCCTTGACTCACCTGTGATGTACATGTAATCACCATGAATGGTTCCAGCGTGCCCATAGTGAGGTTCATTCATAGGTGAGACAAATTTCCACTCATTGCTGGCAGGACTGTAACATTCCACTGAAGCTGTTGAACACATAGGCAACATATGGTGAAATTTTCCATACAGTGAATAAGTACATGTAGTAGCCCATATACATAtgatgctatatttatttatatgataTGACCTGTCAACTTCTCAGTAGTAGAATAGGAGGGTATCACATGAGAATTATGGTGCCAGGATGCATGGTGTTGGGCAGGCTATTTCTTTGTTGCAAACCAAAACCAAACTTAgaagtccttttatgaagctgtggcaaaaggaggctggcgtatgtttttgatgcgcgccgaGGCCCTCTTTCACtatagtgggtaaaaggcaggtttcccttttctgaaagaaatggcattgtggcaagtgaaccacttgctgcacagccatttagggggggggggggagcacttaccgccacccattgaggtggcggtaaaggctcctgcactaaccctgcggtaaccaggcagcgtgcgacACTGATggaccttccctcactctgtacttttgaataactttgtactGGAGTTATTCTGGCAGCTCAGTATTCAGCAAGTATTGACCTCTGCATCAAATTCATGCCATAAAACAGAAACGGCTCAATTTTTCATCCAGGAGTATTTGACTCAGCTCCGCTACTGTGCTGGACTCCACTGAACTTACTACTGGCAATGTTTGGAAATTGAATTAATTGGGTTTGCTATGACAAAGAGTGTGAAGACTTACACAGTCAAGGCGTTTCATTCCTTACTAATTATTTGTTGAAAGCGTATAtatgaccactgttccctctaagctgagcgggagtcatCCAACTGCACTGCTACCAGTAGGGaatgatgcttcaatattgtgttttcaggtGCTTCAACATTATattttcaatcgctagggacaggcaagtttGGAGTAccgcagattgtaagctctttgagcagggactgtctctctatgtcaagtgctgaagtgttcagcgctgcgtgcgtctggtagcgctatataaatgctattagtagtagtagtagcttgtcTGTCTCTTGTTATtaaaaatgtaatagtgaaataGGACCCCCCACTGACAGGATTGaagatggaggactcctgctcaggttAGGGGGAACAGTGTATGTGGCCATCTctgagaaaaggtgactaaaaaGTCACTAGAGACTAAAAAAATTAGGTTTTAATGAactctgttagagcaaacaatgtgtaatacaacagtccaaactgcatccttttatgtgaaaaaaaataaaaaagttacagaagttcaaacatgtaactttttcaggCTGCTGATGGACcgatctcaacattttggatccgaGACTTTAGTCGCCTTTTCCCAGAGACAATCACATATTTGTGTAGATgagtgaaacaaactcctactgTCATATATTTTGAACTGTAtgttttagacagcagaatgtgaaaaatataaAACAGTGTGAAGACTTTGACAAGACACTATTTCTCATGATGAATACTCAGATTTGTATGTTCATAAAACTGCTGTCCTATAATTTGGAAGATATGGTCAGATGTAGGAATCTGTGCCTAATCAAGCTTCCTAAACTCTTTCCTGTTATAGTGTATGATATGTTTAAAAGATGCATTCTGGAAATTTTAAAGGTGCCTGAGGCATCTGTTCCATTTATCTCAAGGATCTTATTACCCTTCTCTAGCAAAGAGGAAAGCTGTGGAGGGTCAGCAATCAATTCTTTTCCTGGATAGTTTGGATCTTACAGGATTCTTGAACATCAGATAATGACACTGAGGAGTATTTTCGATATgccatctaaatccaattttgggcattttgcttaaaatgttgaaaaattaaGTGGTGAAcacagacatttttctggttgaaAAGTGCCCATTTCGTAGACGTTCTGTGTTCAgtgcgtttttcttttgtgaccatttttgggaaaaaaaagtccaagggaaacaTGCAcaaaaatatggggggggggggggggggggggcagcattcttaggccaagatgcactaaaaaatcgttaaagcccttcccttaccgattcccttagcgaatcggtaaggaacgggcatgcatcaaggaataggaatgcaaatgagctgctcgttgtagctcacttgcattctctattccatcgttaaacagtcggccagtcggccggttgagcatgggcagagcagccaagcgttatgctggctgctctgcgcatgccaaggatgtcctttatggacgtccttcactatatataaaaaaaagatgaggtgtgcctatggacgtcctttatggacgtccttcgccccccccgaggtcgccaccgccgctcccccctgcattgaaaggaCAGCTTCCTGCAGCTtcggcctccccgccatcctccgcacccctgtggccccacccccgccgccctcccctgaggtcgtcgccgctgctccccccctccacccgtccccctccatctgccaccaggccgggccctcacagcgcctctcatctccttgtgaaggcgctgcagcaagcaacagctgatcaCTTCCCtttggacttccctcctttcttccctggcccgccctcgtctgacgggccagtggcagacggaggggggcgggtggaggggggaacagcggcggcgacgacctcaaggGGGGCGGCAGGTGCGGGGCCACGGGGGTGCGGAAGACGGTGGGGAGGCCAGAGCTGCGGGAAGCTTTCATTTCAATTCAGGGGGGCGGggggagcggcgacctcgggggggggggggggcgtcgtcgGAAGGGACAAAagaaagccaagtgctcgtcagggacgtccttgaaggacgtccatgttttttttttacatgggtgttaggcgctttcccactggtctccatgggtccgttcacagcagccccagcctaacgagaggtgcagacctcacgttagggtttccacggtaaggggaatcagtaaaccttagtgcatctcattataatagccttgcaatggtagtgcagctcattataatagcctttgaatcatctgcattccgtttttgtagCTGCTACCATGGTCgtaaaatggcctttagtgcatgccagggtttactacttgctcgttaatggctcattaattgctcgttaagtttagtgcatctggcccttagtagactggtcacacagacatcccagagcacagcagtggggcaccctagggggggtgctgcagtagacgtcacataaaaggtcccagtacacatctcaccattacccccttatattggtgggttttggagggctccccaaacaaaatcctactgtacccaattgtacaccactacaatagcccttatgtctgcaggtgtcacctatatatgggttcagtaggtttttggtgggcttacactttctaccacaagtgtaacagctagagtgggatataggcctgggtccccttctctacagtgcatttcactgaccactaagctactccagggacctgtttgctgctctaataggactgcccataacatctgaagctgtcaaagaggctggtacgtactgtttctttcacatctttgggggtgggggtgggtgggagagggtcagtgaccattgggggagtaaggctgggtgtcatgccttaatccctccagcggtcatctggtcatttagggcacctctttttgacttagttgtgactgaaacatgtctagaccaaaacgtctaacttttagccctggatttttttgctttgttctattatggcagaaaaatgtccaagttctgggaacacttaaatcctgcccccaagtgatttggatgtactgcagatgaactgcatagagaaAGGTCTTAAAAATGTgatttgaaaatagcgatttgaacatTTTTGACAAAAGAAATCTATCTtctactttttggatgtttttctgttttgaaaatgagtcccttaatCTTGTAATCCTCTCCTCCCACTACGTTCCTCTCTAACATTTTTGTAATGAAAAATGCAGTTGCTTTTTAGTGAAAAACGTATTACAGAAATGAATACCTATTTCACCAGTCATGTTTCTGCCTCCAACTGCATAAAGGCACCCTTTCAGGGCACTGAGATGAAAAAAGGTTCTCTTCTCATTCAGGGAGGCCACCTCGATCCACTTGTTGAAGCGTGGGTCATACCGAAAGGTGCTGTCCACTGCTGTTTTCCCTTTGGTGTCATAATTGCTTTGACCTCCAACCACATAGAGAAAGTTCCCAATCACAGAAACGCCATGTTGGTACCTGGGGGCATCCATGGGCTTTAGGGCCTTCCACATTTGTGTCTTTCCATCGAATAGACGTAGTTCTTTGCTCACAACCAGCTGTTGGCGCAGGACCCCACCCACAGTAACAAGGTGGGTAGCATCTGATCGGATCGCACTGCGGGTGGTCTGCATGTTTGGCTGCATGTAGGGTAGCATTTGGTAGCTGCTAGCTTCGAGAAGCAAATTGAGACAGGCAGTGTCATCCTTCAGGAGGTCTCCTTCTTGTGTGATCTCGAGGAGCTCCTTTGGGGACAGCAGTGGAAAGCGGATGAGCTTCATCAATTGGTAAGTGAACTCATTGTGAGACTTATCCTGCTTAATCCAAGAGACAGCAGCTTTATACAGGTCCATTTCACAGCAGTTCTTCAGGCTGCTACTGGCAAAGATATGACTGAGCTGATCTTTGGACAGTTTCATGTAATCACCACTTTCTAATAATGATGCAAAGTTCTGTAATATGAAGTCCCCAAGGTACTCCTGTACCTTTGGCAAGTGATAAGAACTGGCAACAGCTCCAGCTTCAATGCAATTTTCAAGGGATATCTGTGAACAACATATTGATTACATTTCATTATATTCAGAAATAGGAAAAGCCTTTGTAGCCTTATACGTAGATGAAATGGTTCATCCCTCAAGATATTCCTCTTAATCTGAACTCTGTCTTGGCCTGGAGAAATCAActgtaactaacttgttagtctcactcacacacacaaggagtgactcaggctgcatatactgcagcaggacatgcttatccactcctaccttagctgatataacaaatataaattaaataaatttaaccttttctctgacctcatgtgcaactttctttaaatcaatcaccttactttctaactcgtcctactttcttacctatctatgagttacatttttgctttacccttcactatcaattgtaatgttctattacatattgtgttgacattgtaaataatatACCATACTAAAGTtagtattgtttttgaatatttttactgctgtaattgactattgctcatgtttgatctattcttattgtacaccgccttaagtgaattccttcaaaaaggcggtaaataatcctaataaataaatttaaaaaaaaactgaaggaaAGGTCTGAATGGGAATGGTCTCCTGGGGGTGAACAGAAGCTAAAACTGATTCAAGCTTCAAAGATAAATCTTTGCTGCAGCATCTGAGAAGTGAAGGTCCTATGAAGGGAAACACAACGCTCTGTTCTGAACATGATAATTGAAATAAAACAGGGTTGGCCCAAGCATTAGGCAGGACTAGGTGATCACCTAGGGTGGCAGCTTCTTGGAGGCAGCAAGGAGCAACTGCAGTCAAACTAACACAGTAGATGCTAACAGTCACCCCAAATTCAAAGAATCATCAGCGCATATGTTAACCTACATTTTTAAAGGATTTCTTGTGGGATGACTATGATTGTTTAGTTTATCAAAATCTTGGGAAGAGGGGGCATGCTGCAGGCTAGAGGCCCGAAATTTAACTTAGGAGAGTATAAGGTCGTTGGGCCTAGGGCACCTACTGCCTTTGCACCAGCTctgaaataaacaaaacaaaaaaggaaaataaggtgataccttttctattggactaaTATTAAATTATTTGACAAGCTTTTGAAGGCAGAATATTCTTCCTCAGGTTCTAAACATAGCAGCAGAGGAAGGCGGAGGCAGAGGCCGAGTGGTCACTGAGGGAATGGTAAACTGAGTGGGGCGGAAATGCTAATCTGAATGATTTAAATTCAGTTTTAATTAAGTGATAATATTCTCTTCAACCTAAATAGGTTCAAGGCACATTAAAAgtcaaaagaaagaacaaaatttACAAACAGAAAACTAAAATATAATTCAAATCAAAACATTACAATAGACCTTCAAAAGAAATCCCCACCAAGCTCAACCAATAGTATTAAAAAATTGTATAAaagaaactaaacaaaaacatatcaagcTATAGTTGAGCCAAGAGCAACTCGCCTACAATAGCTCCATTGCCTTGGCCACTTCACAACTGTCAATGAGAAGAGGCAGTGGGCTGGCAGCAATTTTTGTACCCTATGTGGTTGCACCACTCTCACAGCCCATGGTACGGTGCTGTCCCTATCCATAAAATTTCTCAACTGCAGATAATTATCAGTATTTCACAAATCAGGTGGCAATTCAGTTCAAAGTTGTGGGCCTCTGTAACTACTTTCTCAAAGGTACTCTTCTAATGAAAAATGTAAATTGAAGTAGAAACAGATCTAGTGGATCATGTAGTGGGTCCAGCAATGTCCATTCTGAActactgtgacaaaacagtgggtttttaacCCTGtacaactgtattatttcttgaagtgtatttctttagtttggctagcaggtggtgcatgtttatgtttaaagctgttacccAGAAATAACTGTTCCTCTTTAGTtaataagaggtaacctgcagagatgtggccagctatttttaagacttgttgttctgggctctgatcggcccaggagctcaaattcatatAGGAAGAACTGgcttttttctccagtctcagtttggaagtagagagagagaaagacctctttactgagaccctgtgagcagctacatttcctatattcaggtagtgaacaaatgtttaaatagttttataattgatccatattcattTATCTGTTATTATGTACTGTTttattccatctgtttttatggttcactgttcaatattttcatGATAAtagacatttttagtttattgcctctgcttgacTGGACTAAgagtcctggtggtttgtgtgttgggtctgtgagtgatttctaggaactgtggaaccactgggagtgtagtCCCAGTAACCTATAAATCACTGGGGAACACCTTGAAAGCagaagacttgcccagaggcagttgggacccagtcggagggaggagggtgctatTGTACTGcataagtggcaggtgcaggcggacctgagctgtcctggggacagaccctctaagtggccgtggggtagccccaggcaggtgtCTAGGAGTTTTGTAACACCTATAAATAGAGGCTAGCCCATGGATGgatttaaaaatgagccccaaggaGATGACGTGGTGCGATGAGAGAGTGAGACGTGTTTTTTGCTCTCTCCGAGGCCCAGACGCGCTTAAACTCTAAGAAACCCAACAACGCTAAATAATAATACCTCTCAGGCAGAGCAGGTTATCTGATTATtcatggacaaatttctggaagcGCCAGTTAAAGGAATGGCAAATAGAGGGGTGAGGAAGGACAAAGATAAGGCGAAGGCGCTAGAGGTGGCGG from Microcaecilia unicolor chromosome 5, aMicUni1.1, whole genome shotgun sequence includes:
- the LOC115470658 gene encoding kelch-like protein 13 isoform X3 produces the protein MKEEQLSSIKLHGVSKAGLEHVVEFIYTARLAINMEHLHDILQAASFLQIQPILDFCSELLFSEISLENCIEAGAVASSYHLPKVQEYLGDFILQNFASLLESGDYMKLSKDQLSHIFASSSLKNCCEMDLYKAAVSWIKQDKSHNEFTYQLMKLIRFPLLSPKELLEITQEGDLLKDDTACLNLLLEASSYQMLPYMQPNMQTTRSAIRSDATHLVTVGGVLRQQLVVSKELRLFDGKTQMWKALKPMDAPRYQHGVSVIGNFLYVVGGQSNYDTKGKTAVDSTFRYDPRFNKWIEVASLNEKRTFFHLSALKGCLYAVGGRNMTGEIASVECYSPASNEWKFVSPMNEPHYGHAGTIHGDYMYITGGITHDTFQNQLICYDPVSDSWCQKADMVTVRGLHCMCTIGDYIYVIGGNNFHSATDYGDVLNCEYYCPATDQWVVIAPMLRGQSDVGVTVLDDRIYVVGGYSWNSRCMVDIVQCYDPEQDVWQKLLELPEPLGGVRACTLTVYIPEDTVESQTQESPLSTNQ
- the LOC115470658 gene encoding kelch-like protein 13 isoform X2, translating into MMASASDYFKAMFTGGMKEEQLSSIKLHGVSKAGLEHVVEFIYTARLAINMEHLHDILQAASFLQIQPILDFCSELLFSEISLENCIEAGAVASSYHLPKVQEYLGDFILQNFASLLESGDYMKLSKDQLSHIFASSSLKNCCEMDLYKAAVSWIKQDKSHNEFTYQLMKLIRFPLLSPKELLEITQEGDLLKDDTACLNLLLEASSYQMLPYMQPNMQTTRSAIRSDATHLVTVGGVLRQQLVVSKELRLFDGKTQMWKALKPMDAPRYQHGVSVIGNFLYVVGGQSNYDTKGKTAVDSTFRYDPRFNKWIEVASLNEKRTFFHLSALKGCLYAVGGRNMTGEIASVECYSPASNEWKFVSPMNEPHYGHAGTIHGDYMYITGGITHDTFQNQLICYDPVSDSWCQKADMVTVRGLHCMCTIGDYIYVIGGNNFHSATDYGDVLNCEYYCPATDQWVVIAPMLRGQSDVGVTVLDDRIYVVGGYSWNSRCMVDIVQCYDPEQDVWQKLLELPEPLGGVRACTLTVYIPEDTVESQTQESPLSTNQ